A single Glycine soja cultivar W05 chromosome 14, ASM419377v2, whole genome shotgun sequence DNA region contains:
- the LOC114383201 gene encoding protein NETWORKED 4A-like gives MAASGVHSCKQMRRLESRKSHSWWWDSHISPKNSKWLFENLEEMDRSVKRMLKLIEEDADSFAKKAEMYYQKRPELVALVEEFYRVYRALAERYDHVTGELRKNIPSDLQSQGSGISDAGSEPSSTWPSPTPKRGRRFKSGTRAAGFEYFLGTSGNGTDVYQKDGDESSTLTDSEEESDDSSVNNYLGFSRNGSDLGINRRIMELETELREVKEKLWMQEEEHVDGSSRGSRSENTEDVYTKINAYEQELMTVNEKLRLSEEEITKLKIELEKYRLFNTENLEAGFESSSMKEHINEGGEALEHKTIELEGSIDGVDKELFDQNGEIETLVRELRITKENLKASEMQITSLKFEANKSSERIQQLHDQLELARKDISTWKTKFNSEKRESTKLHERLARLRTSLSDRDHEIRDLKTAVSDTEQKIFPEKAQLKSEMSKVLDKRTHLEERIREWESRGRCFEDEIRRIQSEKMETEEALKGEIQLLKADIEQRESNIKDLNTILDTLKLEKDSLHVEVYSLKEEVNSRDGRIEHLNTHLNQLHMEHVQLIAGMDEAQKQVEELKSKAKQLEEEVERQKTVILEGEEEKREAIRQLCFSLEHYRDGYNMLRQHVMGHKRVPVLAV, from the exons ATGGCAGCTTCTGGG GTTCATTCTTGCAAGCAAATGAGGAGGTTGGAATCGAGGAAGTCTCATTCTTGGTGGTGGGATAGTCACATTAGCCCCAAGAATTCTAAGTGGCTTTTTGAAAACCTTGAAG AGATGGACCGGAGTGTGAAGCGAATGTTGAAGCTGATAGAAGAGGATGCAGATTCATTTGCCAAAAAAGCTGAAATGTATTATCAGAAGAGGCCAGAATTGGTTGCTCTGGTTGAGGAATTTTACCGTGTTTACCGGGCTCTGGCTGAACGTTATGATCATGTCACAGGAGAATTACGGAAGAATATACCCTCTGATCTCCAATCCCAAGGTTCTGGTATTTCAGATGCTGGCTCTGAACCTTCCTCCACTTGGCCCTCTCCAACTCCGAAGAGGGGGCGTCGTTTTAAGTCTGGTACCCGAGCTGCTGGGTTTGAATACTTTCTTGGCACTAGTGGAAATGGTACTGATGTATACCAAAAAGATGGGGATGAGTCCTCTACTTTGACAGATTCTGAGGAGGAATCTGACGATTCATCAGTTAATAATTATTTGGGTTTCTCACGGAATGGTAGTGATCTGGGGATAAACAGAAGAATAATGGAATTGGAAACTGAGCTTCGTGAGGTAAAAGAAAAGCTATGGATGCAGGAAGAGGAACATGTAGATGGATCATCTAGGGGATCAAGAAGTGAGAATACTGAAGATGTTTATACCAAAATTAATGCATATGAACAAGAACTGATGACTGTGAATGAGAAGTTAAGACTTTCAGAAGAAGAAATTACTAAACTGAAGATTGAGCTTGAAAAATACAGACTCTTCAATACAGAAAATTTGGAGGCTGGTTTTGAGTCATCATCAATGAAAGAACACATCAATGAAGGAGGGGAAGCCCTGGAACACAAGACTATAGAGCTTGAGGGAAGCATTGATGGTGTGGATAAGGAATTGTTTGACCAAAATGGTGAGATCGAGACACTTGTGAGGGAGCTAAGAATTACCAAAGAAAATCTCAAAGCTTCAGAAATGCAAATTACTTCACTGAAATTTGAGGCCAATAAATCATCTGAAAGAATTCAGCAGTTGCATGATCAGCTTGAGTTGGCTCGTAAAGACATTTCTACATGGAAAACCAAATTCAATAGTGAGAAAAGAGAGAGCACCAAACTCCATGAAAGACTTGCAAGGTTAAGGACTAGTCTATCAGACCGTGACCATGAGATCAGGGATTTGAAAACAGCAGTATCTGACACCGAGCAGAAAATCTTCCCAGAGAAAGCTCAGTTGAAGTCTGAAATGTCAAAGGTGCTGGACAAACGGACTCATTTAGAGGAACGGATCAGAGAATGGGAAAGTCGAGGCCGTTGTTTTGAAGACGAGATCAGAAGGATCCAGTCTGAAAAAATGGAGACAGAGGAGGCACTCAAGGGTGAGATTCAACTATTAAAGGCAGACATAGAGCAGAGAGAGAGCAACATAAAAGACCTCAACACAATCCTTGATACTTTAAAACTAGAGAAAGATAGTCTCCATGTAGAAGTCTATTCACTCAAGGAAGAGGTGAACTCCAGAGATGGTAGGATTGAGCACCTGAACACCCATTTGAACCAACTTCACATGGAACATGTACAACTGATTGCTGGAATGGATGAGGCACAGAAACAAGTGGAAGAACTAAAATCAAAAGCAAAGCAACTTGAGGAAGAGGTCGAGAGGCAAAAAACCGTGATtttagaaggagaagaagagaaacGCGAGGCCATACGGCAGCTATGTTTCTCACTCGAGCACTATAGAGATGGCTATAATATGCTTCGGCAGCATGTTATGGGACACAAGCGGGTTCCAGTTTTGGCTGTCTAA